Genomic DNA from Triticum dicoccoides isolate Atlit2015 ecotype Zavitan chromosome 4B, WEW_v2.0, whole genome shotgun sequence:
gtgggccaaggggggcgcaccagcccactatgggctggttcccctccccacttcagcccttggggccctccgggatgggtggccccacccggtggacccccgggaccctttcggtggtcccggtacaataccgggtgaccccgaaactttcccgatggccgaaatatcacttcctatatataattcttcaccttcggaccattccggaactcctcgtgacatccggaatctcatccgggactccgaacaacattcagtatgctgcatactcatattcatacaaccctagcgtcaccgaaccttaagtgtgtagaccctatgggttcgggagacacgtagacatgaccgagacggctctcgggcaataaccaacagcgggatctggatacccatgttggctcccacatgctcctcgatgatctcatcggatgaaccacgatgtcgaggattcgaacaaccccgtatacaattccctttgtcaatcggtacgttacatgcccgagactcgatcgtcggtatcccaatacctcgttcagtctcgttaccggcaagtcactttactcgtaccgtaatgcatgatcccgtgatcaaacacttggtcactttgagctcattatgatgatgcattactgagtgggcccagagatacctctccgtcatacgaagtgacaaatcccagtctcgatccgtgtcaacccaacagacacttttggagatacctgtagtgcacctttatagtcacccagttacgttgtgacgtttggtacacccaaagcactcttacggtatccgggagttacacgatctcatggtctaaggaagagatacttgacattgaaaaagctctagcaaaacaaactacacgatcttgtgctatgcttaggattgggtcttgtccatcacatcattctcctaatgatgtgatcccgttgtcaatgacatctaatgtccatagtcaggaaaccaagactatctgttgaccaacgagctagtcaactagaggctcactagggacatgttatggtctatgtattcacacgtgtattacgatttccagataatacagttatagcatgaataaaagacaattatcatgaacaaggaaatataataataactcttttattattgcctctagggcatatttccaacagtcccatAGTGATTTtcgtgattaacgaaccccggggtgcgtttacgtgtcggtcatctacactcactattttggccgattctgaccgtttcgtggacttttactcatcgttttggggtcccaaattgatttccatggttgtcgaactgcaaggtgcgctgacgtgttggtcatcaacactcaaagttttggcccgtttcatggactattactcactgttttggggtcctggagtgattttcatgattaatgaaccctcgggcgtgcgtttacgtgtcggtcatcaacactcactgttttggcctattcttgcccgtttcgtggactattaataacTATTTTTGGGTCTCAGAGTGATTTTTAGCATTAACGAATCTCGGGGTGcgttgacgtgtcggtcatcaacactcacagtttggccaattctgacccgtttcttggactattattcaccattttgtggtcccaaagtgacttccatggttgtcaaaccctaaggtgtgcttacgtgttggtcgtcaagattcgctgtttgggccgattttggcccgttttttggactattacttagtttttgggtctcgaaatgatttccacgattgacgaatcccggggtgcgtcgtgtcggtcatcagcactcataaTTTTGACCGATTTTGatcggtttcgtgcactattaatcgctgttttggggtcccagagtggtttccatgattgacgattatGGTgttcgtttacgtgtccgtcgtcaacactcacagttttggccaattctgactcgtCTCCTGGACTATTACTGATTgtgttggggtcccgaagcgatttccacagttgttgaaccccaaggtgcgcttacgtgtcgatcatcaacactcactgttttggctgattctgattcgtttcgtgtactattactcactgttttagggtcgcaaagtgatttccataattgacgatcaccgaggtgcgtttacgtttcgatggtcatcactcatagttttggccaattctggcccgtttcatggactattactcactgttttagggtcccgaagcgatctccatagttgttgaaccccaagtttgtgcttacgtgtcggtcattaaaactcacaattttgttcgattctgacccgtttcgtggactatttgtAACTCTAGTGAATGTATCAAACACCAATTGAGAGAAGAACCAGAAAAGATCAATGGCCAGAAGAGAGGCCATGTGAAGTCCACAAACCAAGCAGTAGCAGACCACTCGCATACAGATCAGATCTGCCTAACAACGTCTCTTCTTCTTGATAAAGTCAACAACTTTGGTTGAGACGGGACGTGCCATGCCATTGCCAGCGACCGACGGCAACAACCTCCATTGATTCATTCACTATACTCCTACCACGACGTGCTTAGCCAGCACAGCTGCATACCAACCAACGGGGGAAGATCTACCTACCCAATCACTCCCTCGACCACCATGGCCGCGCCCGCGCCCACCGTCGCCAAGTCGCCGCCGGCGCTCGTGCCCCCGGCGGGGCCGACCCCGGGAGGCACGCTCCCGCTCTCCTCCATCGACAAGACTGCCGCCGTCCGCGTCATGGTTGACTTCATCCAGGTCTTCCAGTCCCCCTCCTCCGACTCCTCCTCCGTCGACGAACAGGTGGCCGCCATGCGCCAGGGCTTCGCCAGGGCGCTCGTCCCCTACTACCCGGTGGCCGGCCGCATCGCCGAGCCGACCCCGGGCGAGCCCGTGGTCGACTGCACCGGCGAGGGCGTCTGGTTCGTGGAGGCCGCCGCCAGCTGCTCCCTCGCCGACGTCAACGGCCTCGAGGACCGCCCGCTCGCCAtccccaaggccgacctcatcccCCGCCCTCCCGCCGACCACAAGCTCGAGGACCAGATCCTCCTCGCGCAGGTTGGTTCGCATCTCCTTCTCTGTCCCAGGGTCCCGATCCcgatccagtccagcaaaagaagctGAATTTATTCGATGCAGATCACCAAGTTCACCTGCGGCGGCTACGCCGTCGGCATTTGCTTCAGCCACCTGGTGTTCGACGGGCAGGGCGCGGCGCAGTTCCTCACGGCCGTCGGCGAGATGGCGCGGGGCCTCCCGGAGCCGTCGGTCAAGCCGATCTGGTCCCGCGACGCCATCCCCAACCCGCCCAAGCCGCCGCTCGGCCCGCCGCCGTCCTTCACGGCCTTCAACTTCGTCAAGTCCACCGTGGAGATCTCGCTCGACAGCATCAAGCGCGTCAAGGACCAGGTCGCCGCCGAGACGGCCCAGCGATGCTCCACCTTCGACGTGGTGACCGCCATGATCTTCAAGTGCCGCGCCGCGGCCATCGggtccgcgcccgacgccgaggtgCGCCTGGGCTTCGCGGCCGGCACGCGCCACCTGCTCGGCAGCTCCCTGCCATCGCCGGAAGGCTACTACGGCAACTGCGTGTACCCCGGCGGGCTCGCCAGGGCCAGCAAGGACGTCGAGGAGGCGTCACTGGTGGAGATTGTGACCGCGATCCGGGAGGCCAAGGACGCGCTGTCGGCTCGGTTCCTGGACTGGctgggtggcggcgccaaggacagCCACTACAATGTGTCGCTGGACTACGGCACGCTGGTGGTGACCGACTGGAGCCACGTCGGGTTCAACGACGTCGACTACGGCTTTGGCGAGCCCACCTACGTCTTCACCTTGAACGACGACGTCAACATTGTGCCGTCCGTGGTGTACCTCAAGCCGCCCAAGCCGAAGCAGGGCATCCGGCTGGTGCTCCAGTGCGTCGAGGAGCCGCACGCCACCGTCTTCACCGATGAGCTGCACAAGCTCGCCTAAGAGAGCTTGCGTTCGTCATGGTTACCTCCATACTTTACCTTACAGAAGAATTACAGGTGGGATTtggacttgttgttgttgttgttgttgttgttgttgttgtattctTCATCTTCTTGTGTGTTGTAGTATTCATTCCACACCAGGTTTTGCTTCCAACGAACAAATAAATCAATGAGGGGTTCTTCTTTCTTTGTGTCTGTATACTTACATTGTACATGTATTTGACATTGTGAATCAACAGAATAATGTCATGTGTTCCAAGTGA
This window encodes:
- the LOC119294449 gene encoding acyl transferase 5-like, giving the protein MAAPAPTVAKSPPALVPPAGPTPGGTLPLSSIDKTAAVRVMVDFIQVFQSPSSDSSSVDEQVAAMRQGFARALVPYYPVAGRIAEPTPGEPVVDCTGEGVWFVEAAASCSLADVNGLEDRPLAIPKADLIPRPPADHKLEDQILLAQITKFTCGGYAVGICFSHLVFDGQGAAQFLTAVGEMARGLPEPSVKPIWSRDAIPNPPKPPLGPPPSFTAFNFVKSTVEISLDSIKRVKDQVAAETAQRCSTFDVVTAMIFKCRAAAIGSAPDAEVRLGFAAGTRHLLGSSLPSPEGYYGNCVYPGGLARASKDVEEASLVEIVTAIREAKDALSARFLDWLGGGAKDSHYNVSLDYGTLVVTDWSHVGFNDVDYGFGEPTYVFTLNDDVNIVPSVVYLKPPKPKQGIRLVLQCVEEPHATVFTDELHKLA